In a single window of the Branchiostoma floridae strain S238N-H82 chromosome 2, Bfl_VNyyK, whole genome shotgun sequence genome:
- the LOC118404810 gene encoding transmembrane protein 68-like, whose product MTMSENLAMDFIILCDADTERLLTNTSILSWMETVNVAMETMYGVMEDLGVDSLDIDWISFLVWMFLPIMVAFILPVFVILLLYLTALIIHIYRARHKLRDAFAVDVWLGARKTAALLWELQGKIWHGYEIHGVEKLPATGPALVVYYHGAIPIDLYYVMAKVVLHQNRLLYAVADRFLFKIPGWNLMLKVMCVTPGAPEDCIKLLREGNLLSLSPGGVREALFGDEYYRLVWKNRMGFAKVAKKAKVPIYPMFTQNCREGFRSIRMGRHFLEWVYEKTRLPIVPIYGGFPVKFRTYIGDPIPYDPNVSAQELAVKTHNALEQMIDTYQKIPGTVFGALLDRIPAFSTKKED is encoded by the exons ATGACCATGTCAGAAAACCTTGCCATGGATTTCATCATTCTCTGCGATGCGGACACGGAGAGACTACTGACCAATACCTCCATTCTGTCGTGGATGGAGACGGTGAACGTCGCCATGGAGACCATGTATGGCGTGATGGAGGATCTGGGAGTGGACAGCCTGGACATCGACTGGATCTCGTTCCTGGTGTGGATGTTCCTCCCCATCATGGTGGCCTTCATCCTGCCGGTGTTCGTCATCCTTCTCCTCTACCTGACCGCGCTGATCATTCACATCTACCGTGCACGGCACAAGCTGAGGGACGCGTTTGCTGTAGACGTTTGGCTCGGAGCACGAAAAACTGCCGCGCTACTCTGGGAACTACAGGGGAAAATCTGGCATG GATATGAAATCCATGGTGTAGAGAAGCTGCCTGCCACTGGCCCTGCTCTGGTGGTGTACTACCATGGTGCCATCCCCATCGACTTGTACTACGTCATGGCCAAAGTTGTGCTCCATCAGAACCGCCTTCTGTATGCAGTTGCCGACCGCTTTTTGTTCAAGATACCTG GCTGGAACCTGATGCTGAAAGTGATGTGTGTGACCCCCGGGGCACCAGAGGACTGTATCAAGCTCTTGAGGGAGGGGAACCTGCTGTCTCTGTCCCCTGGTGGGGTACGAGAGGCACTCTTTGGTGACGAGTACTACAGACTAGTGTGGAAAAACAGAATGGGCTTTGCCAAGGTGGCGAAAAAAGCCAAAGTG cccATATATCCCATGTTCACCCAAAACTGTCGAGAAGGATTCAGGTCCATCAGGATGGGAAGGC ACTTTCTTGAGTGGGTGTATGAGAAAACCAGGTTGCCCATTGTGCCAATCTATGGAGGCTTTCCAGTGAAATTTAG GACATATATTGGGGATCCGATTCCATATGATCCCAATGTCTCTGCTCAGGAATTAGCTGTTAAG ACCCACAATGCCTTGGAACAGATGATTGACACTTACCAGAAAATCCCAGGGACGGTGTTTGGTGCACTACTGGACAGGATTCCTGCATTTAGCACTAA